A genome region from Hymenobacter tibetensis includes the following:
- a CDS encoding NUDIX hydrolase — protein sequence MSKEIKPWTTLKSELVFDHHWYKLRRDHVQLPTGQELDDYFVSVRADVALVFAVTEDQHVVLVRQYKHGIGEILIELPGGVVDEDETSPLAAAKRELLEETGYVSDDMEQLLAVCDNPTKDTNRIYYFLARNARRVATQDLDETENIEVLTTPITEIESLILNGHIQVAGSVALCLLALRKLLP from the coding sequence ATGTCCAAAGAAATAAAGCCCTGGACCACGCTGAAGTCGGAACTGGTCTTCGACCACCACTGGTATAAGCTTCGCCGCGACCATGTGCAACTCCCCACCGGCCAGGAACTCGACGATTATTTTGTAAGCGTACGAGCCGACGTAGCCTTGGTGTTCGCCGTTACGGAAGACCAGCACGTAGTACTTGTGCGCCAGTACAAGCACGGCATCGGCGAAATCCTGATTGAGTTGCCTGGCGGGGTAGTGGATGAAGACGAAACCAGCCCGTTAGCCGCTGCCAAGCGCGAGTTGCTGGAAGAAACCGGCTATGTTTCCGACGACATGGAGCAGTTGCTCGCCGTCTGCGACAACCCAACCAAAGACACCAACCGCATCTATTACTTTCTGGCCCGCAATGCGCGCCGAGTAGCCACGCAGGACCTCGATGAAACCGAGAATATCGAAGTCCTGACCACGCCTATCACGGAAATTGAAAGTCTAATCCTCAACGGCCACATCCAAGTAGCGGGTTCGGTAGCGCTGTGCCTGCTGGCCCTGCGCAAACTTTTGCCCTAG
- a CDS encoding FKBP-type peptidyl-prolyl cis-trans isomerase encodes MHYPQLSFSRLHRLLASGVALLLAPMLLVSCGGDDLDIDALNAEALARQKAVRAADSVTITKYIADSSFTNVQRRPSGLYVVTKVAGTGATPQPGQNVSVLYKGLFLTQPTRIFDQSKPGPDGKLDPIKFSLGRGQVIPGWDEGIGLLRKGEKAILLIPSGQAYGPSGAGNVIPGNTPLRFDVELTDFN; translated from the coding sequence ATGCACTACCCGCAACTTTCCTTTTCCCGTCTCCACCGGCTTCTGGCCAGCGGCGTAGCGCTGCTGTTGGCGCCCATGCTCCTTGTTTCCTGCGGCGGAGACGATTTAGATATTGATGCTTTAAACGCAGAAGCCCTGGCCCGCCAAAAGGCCGTGCGCGCAGCCGATTCCGTAACCATCACCAAGTACATTGCCGATAGCAGCTTCACCAACGTGCAGCGGCGGCCTTCCGGCTTGTACGTAGTGACCAAGGTGGCGGGCACGGGCGCTACGCCACAACCCGGCCAGAACGTGTCGGTTCTCTACAAAGGCTTGTTCCTTACGCAGCCCACCCGCATATTCGATCAGTCGAAGCCAGGGCCAGATGGTAAGCTAGATCCCATCAAGTTTTCGTTGGGTAGAGGCCAAGTCATTCCGGGTTGGGACGAAGGCATTGGCTTGCTGCGCAAAGGCGAAAAAGCAATTCTGCTGATTCCCTCGGGGCAAGCATATGGGCCAAGCGGAGCCGGCAACGTCATTCCTGGCAACACGCCTCTGCGCTTCGATGTGGAATTAACGGATTTCAACTAG
- a CDS encoding phytoene desaturase family protein has translation MNTTDYDAVVVGSGPNGLAAAIELQQAGLSVLLLEGKDQIGGGLRTAELTLPGFQHDICSAIHPLAAASPFFQTLPLAQYGLEYITPPVSAAHPFDDGTAATVVTSLADTARALGADERAYRTLLEPLVASWPHIAQDVLAPLHFPSDPLAMAQFGLPALLPATALTSRFQTKQARGLFAGMAAHAIQPLSNLTTSAIGLVLLIAAHRQGWPLPKGGSQAIADALAAHFVALGGSIQTGTYVRHLADIPLAKAVLFDITPAQLLQIAGHSLSSIYQWQLRRYQYGMGVFKIDWALDAPIPFTAEGCAQAGTVHLGGTLEEIAATEKAATRGHHPERPFVLLAQQSLFDATRAPAGKHTAWAYCHVPNGSRVDMTTAIEQQVERFAPGFRDRIIGRHTFDTAQMEAYNPNYVGGDINGGLLDVTQLFTRPALRVSPYRTSRSGMYLCSSATPPGGGVHGMCGYHAASRALRDIFHLSPSSLYREASASALR, from the coding sequence ATGAACACTACAGATTACGACGCGGTGGTAGTAGGCTCCGGCCCAAATGGGTTGGCCGCGGCCATCGAGCTGCAACAGGCGGGCTTGTCGGTGCTGCTGCTCGAAGGCAAAGACCAGATTGGGGGCGGCTTGCGCACCGCCGAACTAACGCTACCTGGCTTCCAACACGACATCTGCTCGGCTATTCATCCTCTGGCGGCGGCCTCGCCCTTCTTTCAAACCCTGCCCCTGGCCCAGTACGGCCTAGAGTACATCACGCCCCCTGTATCTGCTGCGCACCCCTTCGACGATGGTACGGCGGCCACGGTAGTTACTTCCTTAGCTGATACGGCCCGCGCATTGGGTGCCGATGAACGTGCCTACCGCACCTTGCTGGAGCCGCTGGTTGCCAGTTGGCCCCACATTGCCCAGGATGTGCTAGCGCCCCTGCACTTCCCTTCCGACCCGTTGGCTATGGCGCAGTTCGGGCTACCCGCACTGCTACCGGCTACCGCGCTAACCAGCCGCTTCCAAACCAAGCAGGCCCGAGGCCTGTTCGCCGGTATGGCAGCCCACGCCATTCAGCCCCTTTCCAACCTCACCACCTCGGCTATTGGCTTGGTGCTCCTCATTGCGGCGCACCGCCAAGGCTGGCCCCTGCCCAAAGGGGGTTCCCAGGCCATTGCCGATGCGCTGGCCGCCCACTTCGTTGCGCTGGGCGGGTCCATCCAGACCGGCACGTATGTGCGGCACTTGGCCGACATACCGCTGGCCAAAGCCGTTCTTTTCGACATAACGCCCGCGCAACTCCTCCAGATTGCCGGGCACAGCCTTTCCAGCATCTACCAGTGGCAGTTGCGGCGCTACCAATACGGCATGGGCGTGTTCAAAATAGATTGGGCGCTTGATGCTCCTATTCCGTTCACGGCCGAGGGCTGCGCGCAGGCCGGCACCGTGCACCTCGGCGGCACGCTAGAGGAAATTGCCGCCACCGAAAAGGCTGCCACTCGCGGCCACCATCCCGAACGGCCATTTGTGCTGCTGGCACAGCAAAGCCTTTTTGATGCCACCCGCGCCCCGGCTGGCAAGCACACGGCCTGGGCCTACTGCCACGTGCCCAACGGCTCCCGCGTGGATATGACGACGGCCATCGAGCAACAAGTGGAGCGCTTTGCCCCCGGCTTCCGGGACCGAATTATCGGGCGGCATACCTTCGACACCGCTCAAATGGAAGCTTACAACCCCAACTATGTAGGGGGCGACATCAACGGCGGCTTGCTGGATGTCACGCAGCTCTTTACCCGCCCGGCCCTGCGCGTATCACCGTATCGTACTTCCCGGTCCGGCATGTACCTCTGCTCCTCAGCCACCCCGCCCGGCGGCGGCGTGCACGGTATGTGTGGCTACCACGCCGCCAGCCGCGCCCTGCGCGACATATTTCACTTGTCGCCTTCTTCTCTCTACCGCGAAGCCTCCGCATCGGCGCTGCGCTAA